A DNA window from Microcystis aeruginosa NIES-843 contains the following coding sequences:
- a CDS encoding DegT/DnrJ/EryC1/StrS family aminotransferase, which translates to MSSFIPVNEPLLAGKEKQYLNECIDSGWISSEGPFVQKFEENFALAVGRKYAVSVCNGSMALEAAIVALGIGSGDEVILPTFTIISCGAAIVKAGAIPVVVDCEAQTWNMDIGQIEAKITPRTKAIMVVHIYGLPVAMTPVLELAQKYGLKIIEDAAEMHGQTYQGKPCGSFGDISIFSFYSNKHITTGEGGMIVTNQEDIFERCRSLRNLYFQPQRRFIHEELGWNLRMTNLQAAVGLAQLEQLETFVQRKRKMGRRYRELLQNIPCLELPLPQTDYAENIYWVYGIVLKDEVNFDAMEAMKRLKEHQIGTRPFFWCMHEQPVFHKMGLLQNVSCPVAERLARRGFYLPSGLALTDEQIERVAQAVQQVFAEAE; encoded by the coding sequence ATGAGTAGCTTTATTCCCGTCAATGAGCCACTACTTGCGGGCAAGGAAAAACAGTATCTTAACGAATGTATTGATAGCGGTTGGATTTCTTCGGAAGGTCCCTTCGTTCAGAAGTTTGAAGAAAATTTTGCCCTCGCTGTTGGGCGAAAGTATGCCGTTTCCGTGTGCAATGGTTCTATGGCCTTAGAAGCGGCCATCGTCGCTTTAGGAATTGGTTCGGGGGATGAGGTGATTCTCCCCACTTTTACCATCATTTCCTGCGGAGCTGCCATTGTCAAAGCCGGGGCGATTCCCGTGGTCGTGGACTGCGAAGCGCAGACTTGGAACATGGATATCGGGCAGATAGAGGCAAAAATCACGCCCCGCACTAAAGCGATAATGGTGGTTCATATCTACGGATTACCGGTGGCAATGACTCCAGTTTTAGAATTAGCTCAAAAATACGGTTTAAAAATTATTGAAGATGCGGCGGAAATGCACGGTCAAACCTATCAAGGTAAACCCTGTGGTAGTTTCGGTGATATCAGTATCTTTAGTTTCTATTCCAACAAACATATTACCACTGGGGAAGGGGGCATGATTGTCACCAACCAAGAGGATATTTTTGAGCGTTGTCGTTCCCTGAGAAATTTATATTTTCAGCCCCAACGACGTTTTATTCACGAAGAACTGGGCTGGAATCTGAGGATGACTAATCTGCAAGCGGCAGTGGGTTTAGCACAATTAGAACAGCTAGAAACTTTTGTCCAGCGCAAGAGAAAAATGGGCAGACGCTACAGGGAATTATTGCAAAATATCCCCTGTCTAGAATTGCCTCTACCTCAAACTGATTATGCCGAAAATATTTATTGGGTTTATGGTATTGTTCTCAAAGATGAGGTTAACTTTGATGCTATGGAAGCGATGAAACGCCTCAAAGAACATCAGATTGGTACGCGTCCTTTTTTCTGGTGTATGCACGAACAACCGGTATTTCACAAAATGGGATTATTGCAAAATGTTTCCTGTCCCGTGGCTGAAAGACTGGCGCGCAGGGGTTTTTATCTGCCTAGCGGTTTAGCTCTCACGGACGAGCAAATTGAGCGAGTGGCCCAAGCAGTTCAGCAAGTTTTTGCTGAGGCTGAGTAG
- a CDS encoding phosphate-starvation-inducible PsiE family protein, producing MLKQIRKLLINFGQQWRDEDFMRSIHLIENIVSKVLSVALIVVIIVSLYDLVVILIKDLFTTEPVGFFSKTLIEIFGLFLNILIALELLENVTAYLRKHIVQVELVVVTALIAISRKIIIFDPNKYSKDDLIALTVGTLALAASYWLIRKVNRDNRS from the coding sequence ATGCTCAAACAGATACGGAAACTACTTATCAATTTCGGTCAACAATGGCGCGATGAAGATTTCATGAGGTCGATTCATCTCATCGAAAACATAGTTTCTAAGGTTTTATCCGTAGCCTTAATTGTTGTTATTATTGTTTCTCTTTATGATTTAGTAGTTATCCTAATCAAAGATTTATTTACCACGGAACCCGTCGGTTTTTTTAGTAAAACTTTAATTGAAATCTTCGGATTATTTCTCAATATTTTGATCGCTTTAGAGTTATTAGAAAACGTCACTGCTTACTTAAGAAAACACATCGTACAGGTTGAATTAGTCGTAGTTACTGCCCTGATTGCCATCTCTCGAAAAATTATTATTTTTGATCCCAATAAATACAGTAAAGATGATTTAATTGCCCTCACCGTGGGAACCCTAGCTTTAGCGGCAAGTTATTGGTTAATCAGAAAAGTTAATCGCGATAATCGCTCTTGA
- a CDS encoding nitrate ABC transporter ATP-binding protein (This model describes the ATP binding subunits of ATP-binding cassette (ABC) transporters for nitrate transport, or for bicarbonate transport, in bacteria and archaea.): MSLFVAVDNIDKVFPLSGGGEYVALKGIDLQIKKGEFISLIGHSGCGKSTLLNMIAGLDLPTEGVVTLQGQSIKKPGPDRMVVFQNYSLLPWLTVKENITLAVDQVLTQLSEEERKAEVEKYIDLVNLRHAVDKRPNELSGGMKQRVAIARALAIRPKVLLLDEPFGALDALTRGNLQEQLMQLCEEYQMTSVMVTHDVDEAVLLSDRIVMLTNGPGSKIGGILEVDIPRPRKRMEVVEHPSYYSLRSEIIYFLNQQKRIKKLRARKVEVIARHGLEKVNLEIGFVPLTACAPLAVAKEKGFFTKHGLDEVNLVRETSWRGVVDGIAGGFLDGAQMPSGMPTWLTVGGYQEQPLPIVSALTMTRNGNGVTLAKRFYDEGVIDGNALKQMLLESKEQRHIFGIVHPSSMHNLLLRYWLAAAGIDPDQDVHLETIPPAQMVADLKTGSIDGYCVGEPWNLRAAMEDIGYTVATDLEIWQGHPGKALGVREDWANKYPNTHVALVKALLEGCRYCADETNQEEIRQILASRQYLSTNIDYIQLGDPNSYACSLDQPMKEYAHHLFYGEGVNRPSRTEHLWMMTQMARWGHIPFPRNWVEILERVCRVGVFSTAARELGLGDIKYRRTPILLFDGIEFDAEDPIGYLNSLEIKQNITMAEVAIDARPGASESRKIA, translated from the coding sequence ATGAGTTTGTTTGTCGCTGTCGATAACATTGATAAAGTATTCCCCCTTAGTGGTGGCGGTGAATATGTGGCCTTGAAAGGGATTGATTTACAGATAAAAAAAGGGGAATTTATCTCCCTCATCGGTCACTCCGGTTGCGGAAAATCCACCCTCTTAAACATGATCGCTGGTTTAGATTTGCCCACGGAAGGAGTGGTGACTTTGCAAGGTCAAAGCATTAAAAAACCGGGACCTGATCGCATGGTAGTCTTCCAAAACTATTCCCTTTTGCCCTGGTTAACTGTCAAAGAAAATATTACTCTGGCCGTCGATCAAGTTCTCACCCAACTATCAGAAGAAGAAAGAAAAGCTGAAGTCGAAAAATATATCGATCTGGTCAATCTTCGTCATGCAGTGGATAAACGTCCCAACGAATTATCGGGGGGGATGAAACAACGGGTAGCGATCGCTCGCGCCCTAGCCATTCGTCCGAAAGTGCTACTTTTAGATGAACCCTTTGGCGCGTTAGATGCCCTGACTAGAGGTAATCTACAGGAACAGTTAATGCAGCTGTGCGAAGAATACCAAATGACCTCGGTAATGGTGACGCACGATGTGGATGAAGCGGTGCTATTATCCGATCGCATCGTCATGCTCACCAACGGCCCCGGCTCAAAAATTGGCGGTATTTTGGAAGTGGATATCCCCCGTCCCCGCAAACGCATGGAAGTGGTGGAACACCCCAGTTACTACAGTCTCCGGAGTGAAATTATCTATTTCCTCAACCAACAAAAACGGATCAAAAAACTGCGCGCCCGCAAAGTCGAAGTAATTGCCCGTCACGGTTTAGAAAAAGTCAATCTAGAAATCGGTTTTGTTCCCCTCACCGCTTGCGCGCCCCTAGCAGTGGCCAAAGAAAAGGGATTCTTCACTAAACATGGTCTAGATGAGGTGAATTTGGTCCGGGAAACCAGTTGGCGAGGGGTTGTGGACGGGATCGCGGGGGGATTCCTCGACGGGGCGCAAATGCCTTCGGGAATGCCCACCTGGTTAACCGTCGGTGGTTATCAGGAGCAACCTTTGCCGATTGTCAGCGCCCTGACTATGACTCGTAACGGTAACGGTGTCACCCTCGCTAAACGCTTCTATGACGAGGGAGTGATTGACGGTAACGCTTTAAAACAGATGCTATTGGAATCGAAGGAGCAGCGCCATATTTTTGGCATTGTTCACCCCTCCTCGATGCACAATTTGCTCCTACGTTACTGGTTAGCGGCAGCGGGAATTGACCCGGATCAAGACGTTCACCTCGAAACTATTCCCCCAGCCCAAATGGTAGCCGACCTGAAAACCGGTAGTATTGACGGTTACTGTGTCGGTGAACCCTGGAACCTACGGGCCGCTATGGAAGATATCGGTTACACTGTCGCTACCGACTTAGAAATCTGGCAGGGCCACCCGGGTAAGGCCCTGGGAGTCCGGGAAGATTGGGCCAATAAATACCCTAATACCCATGTCGCTTTAGTTAAAGCACTGCTGGAAGGTTGTCGCTACTGTGCCGATGAAACAAATCAGGAAGAAATTCGTCAAATCCTCGCCAGTCGTCAGTACCTTAGTACCAATATCGATTATATCCAACTGGGTGATCCCAACTCCTACGCGTGCAGTCTCGATCAACCAATGAAAGAATATGCACACCATCTGTTCTATGGAGAAGGGGTAAATCGTCCCAGTCGTACCGAACACCTCTGGATGATGACCCAAATGGCGCGCTGGGGCCACATTCCTTTCCCCCGTAACTGGGTAGAAATTCTCGAACGCGTCTGTCGGGTGGGTGTTTTTAGTACCGCGGCCCGGGAATTGGGTCTAGGGGATATTAAATATCGTCGCACACCGATCCTTTTATTCGATGGTATCGAGTTTGATGCCGAGGATCCGATCGGTTATCTCAATAGTTTAGAGATCAAACAAAACATCACCATGGCCGAAGTGGCTATTGATGCTCGTCCTGGTGCCAGTGAATCTCGCAAAATTGCCTAA
- a CDS encoding CmpA/NrtA family ABC transporter substrate-binding protein, which translates to MSNFSRRKFLTTAAVSAAGAVVLKGCVGNPPDTTGGTTTTAPASPVASPVAIAPEQAPETTKIKLGYIPIVEAAPLIIAKEKGFFAKHGMPDVEVSKQANWGSARDNVEIGADAGGIDGGQWQMPMPYLISEGLITKNNVKVPMYVLAQLNTQGNGIAIAGKHEGKNIGLDLKPAKDYILGMKTTGTPFKAAYTFPKANQDFWIRYWLAAGGINPDTDINLIAVPAAQTVANMKTGTMDAFSTGDPWPARIVADQIGFMSALTAEIWPYHPEEYLAIRADWVDKNPKATKAVLKGIMEAQQWLDQEANRAEAAAILAKPAYFNLKEEIIAGPLKGMQKMGDGKPEITDKNKGVFYWKDPAGSVSYPYKSHDLWFLTESVRWGFLPKETLTTASALIDKVNREDLWKAAATELGVPAADIPTSTSRGVEKFFDGKTFDPANPQAYLDSLAIKK; encoded by the coding sequence ATGTCAAATTTTTCGAGACGGAAATTCTTAACCACAGCGGCAGTTTCAGCGGCAGGGGCTGTTGTCCTGAAAGGTTGTGTTGGTAATCCCCCCGACACTACGGGTGGAACCACCACCACCGCGCCCGCTTCCCCGGTTGCTTCTCCCGTCGCCATCGCCCCGGAACAAGCTCCTGAAACCACCAAAATTAAATTAGGTTATATTCCTATCGTTGAGGCCGCACCCTTAATTATTGCCAAGGAAAAAGGCTTTTTCGCCAAACACGGGATGCCCGATGTGGAAGTCTCCAAACAAGCAAACTGGGGATCTGCTAGAGATAACGTCGAAATTGGGGCAGATGCGGGCGGAATTGACGGGGGACAGTGGCAAATGCCCATGCCTTACCTAATTTCCGAGGGACTAATCACCAAAAATAACGTTAAAGTCCCCATGTATGTGTTAGCGCAGTTAAACACCCAGGGTAACGGAATTGCGATTGCGGGTAAACACGAGGGCAAAAATATCGGTTTAGACCTAAAACCCGCCAAAGATTACATCCTCGGCATGAAAACGACGGGAACTCCCTTCAAAGCCGCCTATACTTTCCCGAAAGCTAATCAAGACTTCTGGATTCGTTACTGGTTAGCCGCCGGTGGTATTAACCCCGATACGGATATTAACCTAATTGCCGTACCCGCAGCCCAAACCGTGGCCAACATGAAAACGGGAACCATGGATGCGTTTAGTACCGGCGATCCCTGGCCGGCGCGAATTGTGGCTGATCAGATCGGTTTTATGTCAGCTTTAACCGCAGAAATCTGGCCCTATCACCCGGAAGAATACCTCGCTATCCGCGCCGATTGGGTGGATAAAAACCCGAAAGCCACCAAAGCGGTGTTAAAAGGAATTATGGAAGCGCAGCAATGGCTCGATCAAGAGGCAAATCGGGCAGAAGCGGCGGCAATTCTCGCTAAACCGGCTTATTTCAACCTCAAAGAAGAAATTATCGCCGGTCCCCTCAAAGGAATGCAGAAAATGGGTGACGGTAAACCGGAAATCACCGACAAAAATAAAGGGGTTTTCTACTGGAAAGATCCCGCCGGTAGCGTTTCCTATCCCTACAAGAGTCATGATCTCTGGTTTTTAACCGAAAGTGTTCGTTGGGGTTTCTTGCCGAAAGAAACTTTAACCACTGCCTCAGCATTAATCGACAAAGTTAACCGCGAGGATCTTTGGAAAGCGGCAGCCACAGAATTAGGAGTTCCTGCGGCCGATATTCCCACCAGTACCTCCCGGGGTGTCGAAAAATTCTTTGATGGCAAAACTTTTGATCCTGCCAATCCCCAAGCTTATCTCGATAGTTTGGCGATCAAAAAATAG
- a CDS encoding nitrate ABC transporter ATP-binding protein (This model describes the ATP binding subunits of ATP-binding cassette (ABC) transporters for nitrate transport, or for bicarbonate transport, in bacteria and archaea.), with protein sequence MYTTTDTVNPATQTPSKEAFVTIEGVSKVYPTARGPYTVLKDVNLNIDEGEFICVIGHSGCGKSTLLNMVSGFSSPTDGIVKVNGKTITKPGPDRMVVFQNYALLPWLSVFENVYLAVDAVSPNAPEAQKRSIVREHLAMVGLTEAMDKTPPQISGGMKQRVSIARALSIRPEVLILDEPFGALDAITKEELQEELLKIWQDKRCTVLMITHDIDEALFLADKLVMMTNGPEAKIGEVMNIHFPRPRDRERIMEDPEYYRLRNYALDFLYNRFAHDDVS encoded by the coding sequence ATGTACACTACCACCGACACAGTTAACCCGGCAACCCAGACCCCCAGTAAAGAAGCTTTTGTCACCATTGAAGGAGTTTCTAAGGTTTATCCCACTGCTAGAGGCCCCTACACCGTCCTCAAGGACGTTAATCTCAACATCGATGAAGGTGAATTTATCTGTGTGATCGGTCACTCCGGTTGCGGTAAATCGACCCTATTAAATATGGTGTCGGGTTTTTCTTCTCCCACCGATGGCATCGTTAAAGTTAACGGTAAGACAATTACTAAACCCGGGCCCGATCGCATGGTAGTGTTTCAAAACTATGCTTTATTGCCTTGGTTAAGCGTTTTTGAAAATGTCTATCTCGCGGTAGATGCGGTGTCTCCCAATGCTCCGGAAGCGCAAAAACGCTCGATCGTGCGGGAACATTTAGCGATGGTGGGTTTAACCGAAGCTATGGACAAAACCCCTCCCCAAATCTCCGGGGGGATGAAACAACGGGTTTCGATCGCCCGGGCCCTTTCTATCCGTCCAGAAGTATTAATTCTCGATGAACCTTTCGGTGCGTTGGATGCGATTACCAAAGAGGAATTACAGGAAGAATTGCTGAAAATCTGGCAAGATAAACGCTGTACGGTGTTGATGATTACCCACGATATCGATGAGGCTCTTTTCCTCGCTGATAAGCTGGTAATGATGACCAATGGACCAGAAGCAAAAATCGGCGAAGTGATGAATATTCATTTCCCCCGTCCCCGCGATCGGGAGAGAATTATGGAGGACCCTGAATATTATCGTCTGCGTAACTATGCCCTCGACTTCCTCTATAATCGTTTCGCTCACGATGATGTTAGCTAG
- a CDS encoding AAA family ATPase yields the protein MSFGEEFELLLRARYPLIYITTLEEERLEKAIADIAKQSNNRAVYVWDFVDGYQDNPNNENFARRNPLQALEFVEKLPPNIAAIIILRDFQRFLEDISIARKLRNLARSLKSQPKNLIIVAPELSIPSDLTEVITVVDFPLPSGEEIKQEIQRLIAATGQPVKEPLLDELVLSAQGLSLERIRRVLAKCLASHGKIEPEDVELILAEKRQSIRQTQILDFYPATEQISDIGGLDNLKDWLIRRGGAFSERARAYGLPNPRGLLLVGIQGTGKSLTAKAISHHWHLPLLRLDVGRLFGGLVGESESRTRQMINLAEALAPCVLWIDEIDKAFAGAEGKGDGGTTGRVFGTFITWLAEKQSPVFVVATANNIQSLPPEMLRKGRFDEIFFVGLPSQKSREEIFSVHLGKVRPHNLKSYDIKRLAYETPDFSGAEIEQTIVEAMHIGFSQNRDFSTDDVLEAASQIIPLARTAQEQIQFLQDWAKSGKARLASRDDRFNVNSSS from the coding sequence ATGAGCTTTGGTGAAGAATTTGAATTACTGCTGCGGGCGCGCTATCCTCTCATCTATATTACCACCCTAGAAGAGGAACGTCTCGAAAAAGCGATCGCCGATATTGCCAAACAGAGCAATAACCGTGCTGTCTATGTCTGGGATTTCGTGGATGGTTATCAAGATAATCCCAATAATGAGAACTTTGCTCGGCGTAATCCCCTCCAAGCTCTTGAATTCGTCGAAAAGCTGCCGCCTAACATCGCCGCCATCATAATTTTACGCGATTTCCAGCGCTTTTTAGAAGATATTTCCATCGCCAGAAAATTGCGAAATCTGGCCCGTTCTCTGAAATCTCAGCCTAAAAACCTAATTATCGTCGCTCCCGAACTGTCTATCCCCTCGGATCTAACCGAAGTAATCACCGTCGTCGATTTTCCCCTCCCCAGTGGCGAAGAAATTAAACAGGAAATCCAGCGATTAATCGCTGCCACCGGACAACCCGTCAAAGAACCACTCCTCGATGAATTAGTGCTTTCTGCCCAAGGATTATCCCTAGAGAGAATTCGTCGGGTTTTAGCCAAATGTTTAGCCAGTCACGGCAAAATTGAGCCAGAGGACGTGGAATTAATTTTGGCAGAAAAACGCCAATCGATTCGTCAAACCCAGATATTGGACTTTTATCCCGCCACAGAGCAGATTTCTGACATCGGCGGCCTAGATAATCTCAAAGATTGGCTGATTCGTCGCGGTGGTGCTTTTAGTGAACGCGCCCGCGCCTACGGTTTACCCAATCCCCGGGGTTTACTATTGGTGGGAATTCAAGGGACGGGTAAATCCCTGACAGCGAAAGCTATTTCCCATCATTGGCACTTACCCCTACTGCGTCTAGACGTGGGGCGTTTATTTGGCGGATTGGTGGGAGAATCGGAATCGCGTACCCGTCAGATGATTAATCTCGCCGAAGCTTTAGCTCCCTGTGTGCTGTGGATAGACGAAATCGATAAAGCTTTCGCCGGAGCGGAGGGAAAAGGTGACGGGGGAACCACCGGGCGGGTTTTCGGGACTTTTATCACTTGGTTAGCCGAGAAACAATCGCCGGTTTTTGTCGTCGCTACAGCTAATAACATCCAATCTCTGCCCCCGGAAATGTTGCGAAAAGGACGCTTCGATGAGATATTTTTTGTCGGACTACCTAGCCAAAAGTCCCGCGAGGAGATTTTTAGCGTTCATTTAGGGAAAGTTCGGCCCCATAATCTAAAAAGTTATGATATAAAGCGACTAGCCTACGAAACTCCCGATTTTTCGGGGGCAGAAATCGAACAAACCATCGTGGAAGCGATGCACATCGGTTTTAGTCAAAATCGCGACTTTAGCACCGATGATGTGCTTGAGGCCGCTAGTCAGATTATCCCCCTAGCTCGGACTGCCCAAGAACAGATTCAATTTCTACAGGATTGGGCAAAGTCCGGTAAAGCTCGTTTAGCCTCTCGCGATGATCGTTTTAATGTCAATTCTAGCAGTTAA
- a CDS encoding SH3 domain-containing protein, producing MKRLSGLLQFMLGFVMGVAILVGGATAVAYMLLSGMNSNPPKPVFTEEKKEETKEEKTAVKPSPIPTTPVQEQPQAEVKESPTAAPAPKASPKPSPEARKREATSEGYQARVTWQSGLSLRSQPTSESTRLGGLDYNTKVSVVGTSSDGQWQRIRLSDGREGWIKAGNISRVQ from the coding sequence ATGAAGCGTTTATCTGGTTTATTGCAATTTATGCTCGGTTTTGTCATGGGAGTGGCGATTTTGGTCGGTGGGGCTACTGCTGTCGCCTATATGCTTCTCTCCGGTATGAATTCTAATCCTCCTAAACCCGTCTTTACCGAGGAGAAAAAAGAGGAAACTAAGGAGGAAAAAACCGCCGTCAAACCTTCTCCCATCCCTACTACTCCCGTCCAAGAACAACCCCAAGCTGAGGTGAAAGAGTCTCCCACAGCTGCACCAGCACCAAAAGCTTCCCCGAAACCCAGTCCCGAAGCAAGAAAAAGAGAAGCCACATCCGAGGGTTATCAAGCGCGGGTGACATGGCAAAGCGGTTTAAGTCTGCGCTCTCAACCTACCAGTGAATCGACTCGTCTCGGCGGTCTGGATTATAATACTAAAGTCAGTGTGGTGGGAACCAGCAGCGATGGCCAATGGCAGCGCATACGTCTGTCCGATGGTCGCGAAGGTTGGATTAAAGCGGGTAATATTTCCAGAGTCCAGTAA
- the ntrB gene encoding nitrate ABC transporter permease, with protein sequence MASSVSRKSNGGFNFGKFWKKHSQDILPPIIGTLGFLIVWQLVSMLGLIKLPPPSDLITNERTRTYLMYPFFDRGGIDKGLFWQTLASLQRVLIGYSFAAVVGIGVGIMVGLNSFLNKALDPLFQFLRTVPPLAWVPLSLAALQQNQPAALFVIFITAVWPILINTTVGVQQIPQDYINVKQVLQLSSKKFFFKILIPSALPYIFTGLRIAIGLAWLAIIAAEIVMSGIVGIGFFIWDAYQNNYISDIILALFYIGGVGLLLDRFMAWLQNQIVRQ encoded by the coding sequence ATGGCAAGTAGCGTCAGCAGAAAAAGTAACGGTGGTTTCAACTTCGGTAAATTCTGGAAAAAACATTCCCAAGACATTCTTCCCCCTATTATCGGTACCTTGGGTTTTCTGATTGTTTGGCAATTAGTCTCGATGCTGGGATTAATCAAATTACCCCCCCCATCCGACCTAATCACCAATGAACGGACTCGTACCTATTTAATGTATCCTTTCTTTGATCGTGGGGGCATTGATAAGGGACTATTCTGGCAAACTTTAGCGAGTCTGCAACGGGTATTAATCGGTTATTCTTTTGCCGCAGTGGTTGGTATTGGCGTTGGGATTATGGTCGGTTTAAATTCCTTCTTAAATAAGGCCCTCGATCCCCTTTTCCAATTCCTAAGAACAGTTCCTCCTCTTGCTTGGGTTCCCCTATCTTTGGCCGCTTTACAACAAAATCAACCAGCTGCTTTATTCGTGATCTTTATTACCGCAGTTTGGCCGATTTTGATTAATACCACCGTCGGTGTCCAACAAATTCCCCAAGACTATATCAACGTTAAACAAGTCTTGCAATTGTCCAGCAAAAAATTCTTCTTCAAGATATTAATTCCCTCGGCACTTCCCTACATCTTCACTGGTTTGAGAATTGCGATCGGTTTAGCTTGGTTAGCGATTATCGCAGCTGAAATCGTTATGTCGGGTATCGTCGGTATCGGTTTCTTTATCTGGGATGCCTACCAAAATAACTACATCAGCGATATTATTCTTGCGCTGTTTTATATCGGTGGTGTGGGTTTATTGCTCGATCGCTTTATGGCTTGGTTGCAAAATCAAATCGTTCGTCAATAG